The proteins below come from a single Garra rufa chromosome 3, GarRuf1.0, whole genome shotgun sequence genomic window:
- the LOC141330791 gene encoding histone H2A — protein MSGRGKTGGKARAKAKTRSSRAGLQFPVGRVHRLLRKGNYAERVGAGAPVYLAAVLEYLTAEILELAGNAARDNKKTRIIPRHLQLAVRNDEELNKLLGGVTIAQGGVLPNIQAVLLPKKTEKPAKTK, from the coding sequence ATGAGCGGTAGAGGCAAAACCGGCGGCAAAGCAAGAGCCAAGGCTAAAACTCGTTCATCCAGGGCAGGGCTGCAGTTCCCCGTCGGTCGTGTTCACAGGCTTCTCCGTAAAGGGAACTACGCTGAGCGCGTTGGTGCTGGTGCTCCCGTTTATCTGGCGGCTGTGCTCGAGTATCTTACCGCTGAGATCCTGGAGTTGGCTGGAAACGCCGCGAGGGACAACAAGAAGACCCGTATCATTCCCCGTCACCTGCAGCTGGCGGTGCGCAATGATGAGGAGCTCAACAAACTCCTGGGCGGAGTGACCATCGCTCAGGGCGGCGTGCTGCCTAACATCCAGGCTGTGCTTCTGCCCAAGAAGACCGAAAAACCCGCCAAGACTAAATAA